A genome region from Glycine max cultivar Williams 82 chromosome 5, Glycine_max_v4.0, whole genome shotgun sequence includes the following:
- the LOC100809172 gene encoding phosphatidylinositol 4-kinase gamma 4 yields the protein MSIALSSVCKEKVHWEGQPGHCSGEPILIYLTVDGAVTPMRVFESDSIASVKLRIQQCKGFVVKKQKLVFSGRELARNGTLIKEYGVTDGNVLHLVLRLSDLLFIVVRTVSGKEFEFHIDRHRNVGYLKQRIRKKKGEGFIDLEDDQELFCNDEKLDDQSLFHDICKSDDDVIHLIIKKSAKVRTTPIHKDLNLSVEAPAKRVKHKWEKHVQIAKVPPDVGFWLEPIIVNPKINFFPFLWDMINSTFEGLKKGNHPIRSSEGTGGTYLMRDSTGQEHVSVFKPMDEEPMAVNNPRGLPNSSNGEGLKRGTKVGEGALREVAAYLLDHPKSGPRLASGEAVGFSGVPPSVMVQCLHQEFNHPNGFACSSKHVKIGSLQKFMSNDGNCEDYGPSAFPVEEVHKIAVLDIRLANADRHAGNILIRKEADGQIKLIPIDHGYCLPDKFEDCSFDWLYWPQARQPYSPETVDYINSLDAEKDLELLKCYGWDIPLECARTLRISTMLLKKGVERGLTPYAIGSIMCRENLNKESVIEEIIGEAQDSLLPGMEESAFLEAISQIMDYHLDKLAN from the exons ATGTCAATTGCTTTGAGTTCAGTTTGCAAAGAAAAGGTACATTGGGAAGGGCAACCAGGACATTGTTCTGGCGAGCCAATCTTGATTTACCTCACAGTGGATGGTGCTGTGACCCCAATGCGTGTGTTTGAGTCTGATTCCATTGCTTCGGTGAAACTGAGGATTCAGCAGTGCAAAGGCTTCGTGGTGAAGAAGCAGAAGCTGGTTTTTAGTGGCAGAGAGCTAGCTCGCAATGGCACCCTCATCAAGGAGTATGGTGTCACCGATGGCAATGTTCTTCACTTGGTTCTTCGCCTCTCTGATCTTCTCTTCATTGTTGTGAGGACCGTTTCTGGGAAGGAGTTCGAGTTCCACATCGATAGACACCGGAATGTGGGGTATCTGAAGCAACGCATTAGAAAGAAGAAAGGGGAAGGTTTCATTGATCTTGAGGATGATCAAGAGCTTTTCTGCAATGATGAGAAGCTCGATGACCAGAGTCTCTTCCATGACATATGCAAGAGTGATGATGATGTGATTCATTTGATAATTAAGAAATCGGCTAAGGTTAGGACCACACCAATTCACAAGGATTTGAATCTCTCGGTGGAGGCACCAGCTAAGAGAGTAAAACATAAATGGGAAAAACATGTTCAGATAGCAAAGGTGCCACCTGATGTAGGTTTCTGGTTGGAGCCAATTATTGTGAACCCTAAgatcaatttttttcctttcctttgggACATGATAAACTCCACATTTGAAGGTTTGAAGAAAGGAAATCACCCTATTAGGTCCTCTGAGGGCACTGGAGGGACATACTTGATGCGAGATTCAACAGGTCAGGAGCATGTTTCGGTTTTCAAGCCCATGGATGAGGAACCAATGGCGGTGAACAACCCAAGAGGTCTTCCAAATTCATCTAATGGTGAAGGTTTGAAAAGAGGGACAAAGGTTGGAGAAGGAGCCTTGAGGGAAGTTGCAGCTTATTTATTGGATCATCCCAAGAGTGGACCGCGTTTGGCGTCCGGTGAAGCAGTGGGGTTCTCTGGTGTTCCCCCTTCTGTTATGGTGCAGTGCTTGCACCAAGAATTTAACCACCCAAATGGGTTTGCTTGCTCCTCAAAACATGTTAAGATTGGGTCACTGCAGAAGTTCATGAGTAATGATGGTAATTGTGAGGACTATGGACCCTCGGCATTCCCAGTGGAGGAGGTGCATAAGATTGCTGTGCTTGATATAAGATTGGCTAATGCAGACAGGCATGCTGGGAATATATTGATCAGAAAGGAGGCAGATGGCCAGATAAAGCTCATTCCTATTGATCATGGCTATTGTCTACCAGATAAA TTTGAAGATTGCTCATTTGATTGGCTTTACTGGCCACAAGCACGTCAGCCTTACTCTCCTGAGACTGTGGATTACATCAATTCTCTGGATGCTGAAAAAGACTTGGAACTTTTGAAATGTTATGGATGGGATATTCCACTTGAGTGTGCTAGAACACTTCGCATTTCCACAATGCTACTAAAGAAAGGGGTTGAAAGAGGCCTTACTCCCTATGCAATTGGAAGCATTATGTGTCGGGAAAATTTGAACAAGGAATCTGTCATTGAAGAAATTATTGGGGAAGCCCAAGATTCCTTGCTTCCTGGCATGGAGGAATCGGCATTTCTTGAAGCCATCTCCCAAATCATGGATTACCACCTTGATAAGCTTGCAAACTAG